A single genomic interval of halophilic archaeon DL31 harbors:
- a CDS encoding Aspartate dehydrogenase (KEGG: avi:Avi_9150 dinucleotide-utilizing enzyme~PFAM: Aspartate/homoserine dehydrogenase, NAD-binding; Aspartate dehydrogenase), which produces MSYRIGLIGYGRIGKDFADRVRADSAFELAYVYVRSLKPELPESIQSTEPAALAATPVDAVVEAATPGALEALAEPALEGGDLFVLSGSAFADPAVEERLRALTTNSDNDLYLPHAALFGIDGLADARDELTSVHIEATKAPDHLDFEYADTERPEGIDGPTVIYEGPTRGLCKRFPRNFNSHAAMAMAGLGLDETTSRLVADPEAETAKHVTTAEGEGFELEAVRDSDIAGVTGDYTLVSTWGSVRRVLRADDGPQFI; this is translated from the coding sequence ATGAGCTACCGCATCGGTCTCATCGGGTACGGGCGCATCGGCAAGGATTTCGCTGACCGGGTCAGGGCCGACTCGGCGTTCGAACTGGCGTACGTCTACGTGCGCTCGCTGAAACCAGAGCTCCCGGAGTCGATCCAGAGTACCGAGCCGGCGGCGTTGGCGGCGACGCCCGTCGACGCGGTTGTCGAGGCGGCGACGCCGGGGGCCCTGGAGGCGTTGGCGGAACCAGCGCTCGAGGGTGGGGACCTGTTTGTTCTCTCGGGGTCGGCCTTCGCTGACCCGGCAGTCGAGGAGCGCCTGCGGGCGCTCACGACCAACAGCGACAACGACCTCTACCTCCCCCACGCAGCGCTGTTCGGCATCGACGGCCTCGCGGACGCGCGCGACGAACTGACGTCCGTCCACATCGAGGCGACGAAGGCACCCGACCATCTGGACTTCGAGTACGCCGACACCGAGCGACCCGAAGGCATCGACGGACCAACGGTCATCTACGAAGGGCCGACGCGGGGGCTCTGCAAACGGTTCCCCCGGAACTTCAACTCCCACGCCGCGATGGCGATGGCCGGGCTGGGCCTCGACGAGACCACCTCTCGGCTGGTGGCAGATCCCGAGGCAGAGACGGCAAAGCACGTCACCACCGCAGAAGGCGAGGGGTTCGAACTCGAAGCAGTTCGGGACAGTGATATCGCGGGCGTGACCGGCGACTACACGCTGGTTTCGACCTGGGGATCGGTCAGACGGGTGCTCCGGGCCGACGACGGCCCGCAGTTCATCTGA